A region of the Longimicrobium sp. genome:
TTGAAGTAGAGCGCGTTGACCAGGAACATGATGTCGTCGCCGTCGATCTTCTCGACGATCTTGTCGATGCGGCCGCTGGTGGCCTGGCTCGCCCACCGGTTGATCGAGTCCACCGCGGCCGGCGAGCCGAAGTCCAGGCCGGCGGCCTTCGCGCCGAAGTACGTCCGGCAGGTCTCCAGGAACGACGTCTCGAACGGGAACTCCCGCCGGTACCACACCGAGTTGGCCAGGCGCACGTCCACGCCGCGGTCGAGCCCCAGCAGGAGCTCGATGAGGCTCCGGTAGCTCCCGTTCACGTCGGCCATCGCCAGCGAGCCGAAGCCGAGGGTGGCGCGCATCTCGTCCAGCGTCTGGCCGCGGGCGCCGTTCATGGTCATCCCCAGCGCCATGGAGGCGCTGAGCGGGGAGATGAAGACGTTCTCCGCGCCCTGCCCGCCCACCTGGCGGAAGAGGCCGAGCGCGAACTGGTTGCCGGCCCCCACCAGCGCCCGCTCGGCGTCGGTCAGCGGGCGCGGCAGCTCGGTCAGGGTGCCGGGGTCGGACGGGGAGCCCTCGCACGCGGCCAGGAGGGCGGCGGCGGCGAGGCCGGTGAGCGTGCTGCGCACGAGTGCACGTCCCATGAGCGGCTTCTCCGTATTGCAGTGGTGGGCTGAAACGGTGGGTGTTCGTTTCTCGCCGGTGAAACGTCCATCCCCCGCCCGGAGTGACACCCTCACGCGATGGAGCATCTCCCCACTCCCACCGTCTCGCCGACGATTCCCCTGCTACGCGGAGGCGGCGGCCGGACGCGCCGGTCTTCCACCTCGAACGGATCGAGCTGGAG
Encoded here:
- a CDS encoding serpin family protein — protein: MGRALVRSTLTGLAAAALLAACEGSPSDPGTLTELPRPLTDAERALVGAGNQFALGLFRQVGGQGAENVFISPLSASMALGMTMNGARGQTLDEMRATLGFGSLAMADVNGSYRSLIELLLGLDRGVDVRLANSVWYRREFPFETSFLETCRTYFGAKAAGLDFGSPAAVDSINRWASQATSGRIDKIVEKIDGDDIMFLVNALYFKGSWRAAFDPAQTTQAPFHGADGVDRTVPLMVRGGNYRHVWRPEYQAVDLPYGNGAFVMTVVLPREGHGVDALVGSLDAARWQEITAALDGVQETEMSVFLPRFRVTYEKTLNDALKALGMPLAFTDAADFTALSPAGGVYVSEVLQKSFVEVNEEGTEAAAVTSVNVGLVSVPPSFRADRPFVFAIRERFSGTILFIGKIAKLGD